One window of Thermocoleostomius sinensis A174 genomic DNA carries:
- a CDS encoding cyclic nucleotide-binding domain-containing protein, which produces MFANFPEREMHWVRWVLTIGWLLLIASLFYDPWTAVLTEPNHPWSPLRLTDQCVQVQGECLVEQPYPIGATLFWGAIVPSAIFVLLVFGHELWRRICPLSFLSQIPRALGWQRQFKREHPKTGKVRYELAKVDPNSWLGRNYLYVQFAWLFIGLCGRILFFNADRLILGLWLLFTIAVAIAVGYWYGGKSWCHYFCPMAPVQTIFSEPGGLLGSKAHMSDRKITQSMCRTVLPDGNEQSACVACQSPCFDIDSERSYWDGLNKPATSLIRYGYVGLVIGYFLYYYLYAGNWNYYFSGIWNRDPNQLAALLNPGLYLFGQPINIPKLLAVPLVLGGFTAIGYGVGRAIESYIQARYQQANISPDVIRHRIFALCTFAIFNFFFIFAARPLILLTPIWVQYIYDLVLVFFSTLWLQKTWNRSPDRYSRENLASRFRKQLEKLQLDVSQYLEGRSLDDLHTNEVYVLAKVLPGFTREKRHEAYKGVVREALEEGYVNYSNSLAVLQQMRHELDISDDEHREVLEELGIEDSELLNPHRQRSLENQIRLSGYQKSLERLMRLRQQQTDRSGAEAWDATQLQALRREYSITASEEDWLVRELSPDLGGVAKIEALLARLTDWVACYRALNQLVLREARSAVSLLEASVYQKQKLIVQTILETLTTLPTNTPMMPLVQSLKQLAGDIAAEHLQAADWRTEETDRLIKRLPPDVVRTLLEPETATVVSSMKSSEEIVGYIESLLQQSEPLVQATALYVIAHLDPRRAETIARHLSESNQAEFNHPIIQETIAQLLASPSPQSLTAFPRLEKMIYLFNSDFFHQMHTDTLMALADRSEVRAYSTGDVITEAGDTCRELLLLMEGDAKIHYQQANAVAVERLHPGQALDELEVLTHSHLENTIVADAANTRILAVPVDTFDDLLDHDPDFARRVLELESQRLQQVMQPM; this is translated from the coding sequence ATGTTTGCCAACTTTCCAGAACGCGAGATGCATTGGGTTCGCTGGGTGTTGACGATCGGCTGGCTGCTTTTGATTGCGTCATTGTTCTATGACCCCTGGACAGCCGTTCTCACAGAACCCAATCATCCCTGGAGTCCACTGCGCCTCACAGATCAATGCGTGCAAGTACAGGGTGAATGCTTGGTCGAACAACCTTATCCAATCGGGGCTACCTTGTTTTGGGGTGCAATTGTTCCGTCTGCCATTTTTGTTTTGCTGGTGTTTGGGCATGAGCTATGGCGACGGATTTGCCCGTTGTCGTTCCTTTCTCAAATTCCAAGGGCGTTAGGATGGCAGCGCCAATTTAAGCGAGAGCATCCAAAAACTGGTAAAGTTCGCTATGAACTGGCCAAAGTCGATCCAAATTCTTGGCTGGGTCGAAATTACCTCTATGTTCAATTCGCTTGGTTGTTCATCGGTTTATGTGGACGTATTCTATTTTTTAATGCCGATCGCTTGATTTTAGGATTGTGGCTTTTGTTCACAATAGCAGTGGCGATCGCGGTTGGTTACTGGTACGGCGGTAAGTCTTGGTGTCATTATTTCTGTCCGATGGCTCCAGTCCAAACGATTTTTAGTGAACCGGGAGGCCTGTTGGGCAGCAAAGCCCACATGAGCGATCGAAAAATTACGCAGTCTATGTGCCGCACTGTGCTACCCGATGGCAACGAACAAAGCGCTTGCGTCGCCTGTCAAAGCCCTTGTTTTGATATTGATTCTGAGCGTAGCTACTGGGATGGCTTAAACAAGCCTGCCACGTCGCTTATACGCTATGGCTATGTTGGGTTGGTGATTGGTTATTTCCTTTACTATTATCTTTATGCTGGTAACTGGAACTATTACTTTTCAGGAATTTGGAATCGCGATCCCAATCAATTAGCAGCTTTACTGAATCCAGGCTTATATCTATTTGGTCAACCCATTAACATTCCGAAACTGTTGGCGGTGCCGTTGGTATTAGGTGGATTCACTGCAATCGGCTATGGAGTAGGACGCGCTATCGAATCTTATATTCAAGCCCGGTATCAGCAGGCAAATATTTCGCCAGATGTCATTCGACACCGCATCTTTGCATTGTGCACCTTTGCGATATTCAATTTTTTCTTTATTTTTGCGGCGCGTCCTTTAATTTTGTTGACCCCTATATGGGTGCAATATATTTACGACTTAGTGTTGGTTTTTTTCAGTACGCTATGGCTACAAAAAACATGGAATCGCAGCCCCGATCGCTATTCACGAGAAAATTTGGCCAGTCGGTTCCGAAAACAGCTAGAGAAATTACAGCTTGATGTATCTCAATATCTAGAAGGGCGCTCTCTGGACGATCTACACACTAACGAAGTCTATGTGTTAGCCAAGGTGTTACCCGGCTTTACCCGCGAAAAACGTCATGAAGCTTATAAAGGGGTTGTTCGGGAGGCGCTGGAAGAAGGCTATGTGAACTATTCCAATAGTTTGGCGGTGTTACAGCAAATGCGGCACGAACTCGACATCAGTGATGATGAACACCGTGAGGTTTTGGAAGAACTGGGTATCGAAGATTCAGAGTTGCTGAATCCCCATCGCCAGCGCAGTTTAGAAAATCAAATTCGATTAAGCGGATATCAAAAATCCTTAGAGCGACTGATGCGATTGCGCCAACAGCAGACCGATCGATCGGGTGCTGAGGCGTGGGATGCTACCCAGCTACAGGCATTACGGCGTGAATATTCCATCACTGCCTCTGAAGAAGATTGGCTAGTCAGAGAACTGTCTCCTGATTTAGGGGGTGTGGCAAAAATTGAAGCGCTGTTAGCTCGCTTGACAGACTGGGTAGCCTGCTATCGTGCTCTGAATCAACTTGTGTTGCGAGAAGCTCGATCGGCAGTATCTCTATTAGAGGCAAGTGTTTATCAAAAACAAAAATTGATTGTGCAAACAATTTTGGAAACGCTGACGACTCTACCTACGAATACCCCAATGATGCCACTGGTGCAATCATTGAAACAACTGGCTGGCGATATTGCAGCAGAACATTTGCAAGCAGCAGACTGGCGCACAGAAGAAACCGATCGTCTCATCAAACGCTTGCCTCCGGACGTGGTTAGAACGCTACTTGAACCCGAAACGGCGACGGTTGTTAGCTCAATGAAATCCTCTGAAGAAATTGTTGGCTACATCGAATCCCTATTGCAGCAAAGCGAACCCTTAGTGCAAGCAACTGCCCTTTATGTCATTGCCCATCTTGATCCAAGACGGGCTGAAACGATCGCTCGCCATCTTTCGGAATCGAATCAAGCTGAGTTTAATCATCCTATTATTCAGGAAACAATCGCCCAACTGCTTGCTTCACCATCGCCTCAATCGCTAACAGCCTTTCCACGGCTAGAGAAAATGATTTACTTATTTAATAGCGATTTCTTTCATCAAATGCATACTGATACGTTAATGGCGTTAGCCGATCGCTCTGAAGTGAGAGCCTATTCCACTGGAGATGTCATTACTGAAGCCGGCGATACCTGTCGAGAGTTGCTGTTGCTGATGGAAGGTGATGCCAAGATTCACTATCAACAAGCTAATGCCGTGGCTGTTGAACGCCTGCATCCGGGGCAAGCATTGGATGAACTAGAAGTGTTAACCCATAGCCATCTAGAAAATACCATTGTTGCAGATGCTGCAAACACTCGCATTCTGGCTGTACCAGTTGATACCTTTGATGATCTTCTCGACCATGATCCAGATTTTGCCCGTCGCGTGTTGGAACTGGAAAGCCAACGCTTGCAGCAAGTGATGCAACCGATGTGA
- a CDS encoding winged helix-turn-helix domain-containing protein, which yields MELFLRYPQHVLSRGAIIDHLWSFEETPVEGSVTNLIKDLRHRLKAAGLTAELIETVYGMGYRLRPVPEDDWNDREQRVRTIIQQVAERFQVSLEQRMAVLQSVERSLQAGTLSAQQQTAARLQAHKLAGGLGTFGYVKASKIAEAIEHLLEAPINQETQLAQQFSQCLEDLQQALTASLAEAAEPNIARR from the coding sequence CTGGAACTGTTCCTGCGCTATCCTCAACACGTCCTCAGCCGAGGAGCCATTATCGACCATCTGTGGTCATTTGAGGAAACACCAGTGGAAGGATCGGTGACAAATTTAATTAAAGATTTGCGCCATCGGTTGAAGGCAGCCGGACTGACAGCCGAATTGATTGAAACAGTCTACGGTATGGGCTATCGTCTAAGACCAGTACCAGAGGATGATTGGAACGATCGAGAGCAACGGGTCAGAACCATCATTCAGCAAGTCGCCGAGCGCTTTCAGGTCTCGCTGGAACAACGGATGGCGGTGTTGCAATCTGTCGAACGATCGCTACAAGCTGGTACCCTCAGTGCACAGCAACAAACTGCTGCCCGTCTGCAAGCCCACAAACTAGCTGGCGGACTGGGAACATTTGGCTATGTCAAAGCCTCAAAGATTGCCGAAGCGATTGAACATTTATTGGAGGCTCCAATCAACCAAGAAACCCAGTTGGCTCAGCAGTTTTCTCAATGCCTAGAGGATTTACAGCAAGCTCTGACAGCCTCTCTCGCAGAGGCGGCTGAACCAAACATTGCCAGGAGATAA
- a CDS encoding IS110 family RNA-guided transposase — protein MNQNVYAAYIGIDWSDRKHDIYLYDCTTGEIEESVIGAQPDAIAAWVKGLRKRYGNALLAVCLEQKRGPLIYALCQYENLVLYPINPRTVSNYRKAFQPSRAKSDPIDARILVELLQKHQDKLPAWQPESAQMRALRQWVESRRMLVGEKVRLSNRRIAALKNYYPQVLDWFEDKDTQVFCAFVERYPTLKDAQAAPPEELTQFFRSHQVIRRSAITRRIAQIAASGISLTEDPGIVEPMQWLVQTLIGQLKPLLLRLTELTLKIDRCFTALPDAGWFAALPGAGEHLAPRLLAAFGEERSRFDSAQQMMCYFGIAPVRESSGKKNWVHWRWSCPIFLRQTFVEWVNQSRHHCAWAQAYYRMQRAKGNSHPAAMRSLAFKWIRILFGCWKNREPYDEAKYVAALQRKGSPIVKLLGAI, from the coding sequence ATGAATCAGAACGTGTACGCTGCCTACATCGGGATTGATTGGTCTGACCGCAAACACGACATTTATCTTTACGATTGCACCACAGGTGAAATAGAAGAGTCTGTCATTGGCGCACAACCGGATGCCATTGCTGCTTGGGTCAAGGGATTACGAAAGCGATACGGCAATGCTTTGTTGGCAGTGTGCTTAGAGCAGAAGCGCGGTCCACTGATTTATGCGCTCTGCCAGTACGAAAACTTGGTGCTTTATCCGATCAACCCACGCACCGTTTCCAACTACCGCAAAGCCTTTCAGCCGTCTCGTGCCAAGTCAGACCCAATTGATGCCCGCATCCTGGTCGAACTGCTGCAAAAGCACCAGGACAAACTTCCAGCCTGGCAGCCGGAAAGTGCTCAGATGCGAGCATTAAGGCAGTGGGTTGAATCCAGACGGATGTTGGTCGGTGAGAAGGTCCGTCTGAGCAATCGCAGGATTGCTGCGCTGAAGAATTACTATCCTCAAGTGTTGGATTGGTTTGAGGACAAGGATACTCAGGTATTTTGCGCTTTTGTTGAACGTTACCCCACGCTCAAGGACGCTCAAGCGGCGCCCCCAGAGGAATTAACTCAGTTTTTCCGCTCTCATCAAGTGATTCGTCGTAGTGCCATCACTCGTCGGATTGCACAAATTGCCGCCTCTGGCATTTCCTTAACCGAAGACCCAGGCATTGTCGAACCGATGCAATGGCTCGTGCAAACCTTGATCGGTCAGTTAAAGCCGTTACTCCTACGCTTAACGGAACTGACGCTCAAGATCGATCGTTGTTTCACGGCACTTCCCGATGCAGGTTGGTTTGCAGCCCTTCCTGGTGCTGGAGAACATCTGGCTCCCCGATTACTTGCAGCCTTTGGGGAAGAGCGATCGCGTTTTGACAGTGCCCAGCAGATGATGTGTTACTTTGGCATTGCCCCTGTTAGAGAGAGTAGTGGCAAGAAGAATTGGGTGCATTGGCGATGGAGTTGTCCGATCTTCTTGCGACAGACGTTTGTAGAGTGGGTCAATCAAAGCCGACATCATTGTGCTTGGGCACAAGCCTATTATCGAATGCAGCGAGCCAAGGGCAATTCTCATCCAGCAGCGATGCGGTCGTTAGCGTTCAAGTGGATACGGATTCTGTTTGGTTGTTGGAAGAATCGAGAGCCATATGATGAGGCGAAGTATGTTGCAGCATTACAGCGTAAGGGTTCGCCAATTGTAAAGTTGCTGGGGGCAATTTGA
- a CDS encoding response regulator transcription factor, protein MKILLIEDDHHTSELLSATLSEHHYAVDVIADGLAGLEMAIRWSYDLILLDILLPNINGIEVCHRLRAQGCQTPILMLTTKDSNEDIIAGLDAGGDDYVAKSCSSSQLLARVRALLRRSGHAVPSPILTWGALSLDPARAQVMYKQQEIAFAPKNIVYWNCSCAILNTSSAEEPLSTICGHLRKHQWKDR, encoded by the coding sequence ATGAAAATCCTTCTGATAGAAGACGACCATCATACCAGTGAATTACTTTCTGCTACCCTTTCTGAGCATCACTATGCTGTTGATGTCATTGCAGATGGCTTAGCAGGGCTAGAGATGGCAATCCGATGGAGTTACGATCTCATTTTGTTAGATATTTTGTTGCCCAACATTAACGGAATTGAAGTGTGCCATCGTTTGCGCGCTCAAGGTTGCCAAACCCCGATCTTGATGCTGACGACGAAAGACTCGAACGAAGATATTATTGCTGGGCTAGATGCTGGGGGGGATGACTATGTTGCCAAATCCTGTAGTTCATCGCAACTCTTGGCGCGGGTGCGGGCCTTGCTACGTCGCAGTGGTCACGCTGTTCCGTCCCCAATCTTGACTTGGGGAGCCTTGAGCCTTGATCCGGCGCGGGCACAGGTGATGTATAAGCAACAGGAGATAGCATTCGCCCCAAAGAATATTGTTTACTGGAACTGTTCCTGCGCTATCCTCAACACGTCCTCAGCCGAGGAGCCATTATCGACCATCTGTGGTCATTTGAGGAAACACCAGTGGAAGGATCGGTGA
- a CDS encoding response regulator, with translation MFKRILIVDDDDEIRDVVQAALEEFGGWQTLTAASGMEGLQLAKTEAIDAILLDISMPDMDGFQMQDALQADFKTRTIPVIVLTAKALPSDQQRFAALNVAGVIIKPFDPMTIWQQVAALLDWNV, from the coding sequence ATGTTTAAACGGATTTTGATTGTGGACGATGACGATGAAATTCGGGATGTGGTGCAGGCCGCGTTGGAAGAATTTGGGGGCTGGCAAACTTTAACAGCTGCATCAGGAATGGAAGGCTTGCAGCTTGCTAAAACTGAGGCGATTGATGCCATTCTTCTCGATATCTCAATGCCAGATATGGATGGATTTCAAATGCAAGACGCTTTGCAAGCAGATTTCAAAACTCGAACCATTCCTGTAATCGTTTTGACGGCTAAGGCCTTACCAAGCGATCAACAGCGCTTTGCAGCTTTGAATGTTGCAGGTGTCATCATCAAACCATTCGATCCAATGACAATTTGGCAACAGGTTGCAGCACTCTTAGATTGGAATGTGTGA
- a CDS encoding PAS domain S-box protein: protein MSIALAEALRRRVSKFSLATIPLRWVLTVPFVLPTIGAVTLVGYWSYRNGQAALANLGEQLVTETNDRVAQELKSYVQAPMLINRLNVDAVNQEQLDLQDLPALEAMLFNRLQQFDQVSAVLFVDPQGRFRLVDRLFQELYLVAANPPRPDELLIYQVGQDGKRGNLVTTQTGFDVRLDRPWYQRAVTTGKPGWNLISQYGSQELLTLDASQPVYDRNTQQLLGVFAVHLRLDYLSEFLRQLDISQVGQVIITDAHGALIATSTQELPYMLEPGSGYQRPFRQLQIQESQNDLTRALGEYLRDRPNSLTQSNSHQSLHFRYNGDQQYVKITPFRDPYGLNWRIITVVPQSHFLAAIQDHAQQALLLCLLTLGVAITLGLLAAHRLTARLRQLNRVSKELARGNLDQQLPMDSFIKELNELAQTFNQMADQLQQSFDRIHAALAESEAKFTTVFRNSPDPMAIASLEEGRLLEVNDSLIEFFGYSRSEMIGRTTVELNFWHDLNQRHQYRTLLQQQGRVRNLEIQLYTHLGTVKTVLLSAEVRMLEGQPCVIVVHRDISDRKVAELALQQSEARYRAIVEDQTELITRSLPDTTLLFVNDAYCRYFNVRQEDILGKSYLPLIHPDDQEQVTQELRSMSPMNPTTVDENRVVVNGEVHWTQWINRMLFDAHGNATELQSVGRDITTLKQTEAALRNSEANLLQAQRIAQLGSWEFNLTTQTVTWSEELFHIVGLAPTQWQLSYAAVMELLPIDDRSRLQAAIDQAIADGTPYEVEHRICRPDGTIRYLVSKGQAVFNDQQQVLKLYGTALDITDRKRLEQSLRSQAEAERLLTTITQTIRQSLDLERILATTVTEVQRTLKSDRALIFRLHPDGSGQVIQEAVVPNYPIINQMHWEDEHFSEACWRHYQQGLPRIVPDVATDDWAACLAEFMQSVGVKSKVVAPIVQTHTDSQVVVWGLLIVHACAHHRQWQPSEAEFLQRISDQLAIAIDQSNLYQQLQTELAEHKQTEEALRQSQVRLAIAQQVAQIANWELDLESQEVTCSDAIFHHWGFDSTQPPPNLFDLLQRVHVDDRAALQQSVKIAITQGIPYTLDLRIVHPDGTIRYLDSRGEPLFNAQGQVMKLIGTSLDITHRKRTEQALQEREAMLRAIGDNLPKGFIYQRVYEPGKGFYYSYVSAGVEQLLGLKAKDILANPQLTRTIGFEEDLARADQAAQESLENLTPIELQMRHRTATREIHWSSIRSIPRRLEDGRTVWDGVEVDITDLKQAEAALRTSEEQFRRAFDEAPIGVSLVTMTGQFVKVNSRYCDLVGYTEAELLSLTFQTITHPADLEEDLAGIRRMIAGEITSFELEKRYITKQGAIVPVLIHVALIRDQDGQPLYSVGHAQDIRERLKVERMKDQFISVVSHELRTPLTSIRGALGMLASGVFDDRPERAKHMLQIAISSSERLVRLVNDILTLERLKSGMVPLQVEPCQVTDLLQQAVNSVQTIADQADVTLVVTPVAVTLWAAPDAIVQTLTNLLSNAIKFSFPGATVWLKVEMGNREQGSDEETFLSGSQLPTPNSRLPFIIFSITDQGRGIPEDKLDLIFEQFQQVDVSDSRNKGGTGLGLAICKKIVQQHGGRIWVESELGKGSTFYFTLPISRNRDYV, encoded by the coding sequence ATGTCGATCGCCTTGGCTGAAGCTCTGCGACGAAGGGTGTCCAAGTTTTCCTTAGCCACGATTCCCCTGCGCTGGGTTTTAACTGTTCCGTTTGTGTTGCCCACGATTGGAGCAGTGACACTTGTGGGCTATTGGTCCTATCGCAATGGACAAGCTGCTTTAGCGAATTTGGGAGAGCAACTTGTCACCGAAACGAACGATCGCGTGGCCCAAGAACTGAAATCCTATGTGCAAGCGCCGATGCTGATCAATCGATTGAACGTTGATGCTGTCAATCAGGAACAACTGGATTTACAAGATCTTCCTGCTTTGGAAGCCATGCTATTCAATCGACTACAGCAATTTGACCAGGTGTCGGCGGTCTTGTTTGTTGATCCACAGGGCAGGTTTCGATTAGTCGATCGGTTGTTTCAGGAGTTATACCTAGTGGCTGCCAACCCCCCGCGTCCCGATGAACTACTGATTTACCAAGTGGGTCAAGATGGAAAACGCGGCAATCTAGTGACAACCCAGACAGGGTTCGATGTGCGCCTCGATCGGCCTTGGTATCAACGAGCCGTGACCACTGGTAAGCCAGGATGGAATCTTATTTCCCAGTATGGCTCACAGGAGTTGCTGACCTTAGATGCCTCTCAACCCGTCTACGATCGCAACACCCAACAGTTACTAGGAGTATTTGCCGTTCATCTTCGGCTCGATTACTTGAGCGAATTTCTGCGCCAGTTAGATATTAGCCAGGTTGGTCAAGTTATAATCACCGATGCCCATGGTGCACTGATTGCGACCTCTACCCAAGAGCTACCCTACATGCTGGAACCTGGTTCTGGATATCAGCGGCCATTTCGGCAGTTGCAGATACAGGAAAGTCAGAACGATCTGACGCGAGCCTTGGGAGAATACTTGCGCGATCGACCCAACTCACTGACTCAATCCAATTCCCATCAATCTCTACACTTTCGCTACAACGGCGATCAGCAATACGTCAAAATCACACCATTTCGCGACCCATACGGGCTGAATTGGCGCATTATTACCGTCGTACCCCAGTCTCATTTTCTGGCAGCCATTCAAGATCATGCTCAGCAAGCCTTATTGCTATGTTTGTTGACGCTAGGAGTCGCAATTACCCTAGGCTTACTGGCGGCTCATCGACTTACCGCCCGACTGCGGCAATTAAATCGGGTTAGCAAAGAACTGGCAAGGGGCAATCTCGATCAACAGCTGCCAATGGATAGCTTCATTAAGGAATTGAATGAACTGGCACAGACGTTCAACCAAATGGCAGACCAACTGCAACAGTCCTTCGATCGGATTCATGCGGCACTGGCGGAATCGGAAGCAAAATTCACGACGGTTTTTCGCAACAGCCCTGATCCGATGGCAATCGCCAGCCTAGAAGAAGGGCGTTTGCTGGAGGTAAATGATAGTTTAATTGAATTTTTTGGCTATTCCCGTTCCGAGATGATTGGACGTACGACCGTTGAACTCAACTTTTGGCATGATTTAAACCAGCGTCATCAATACCGAACCTTACTGCAACAGCAGGGGCGCGTGCGTAACTTAGAAATTCAGCTATATACTCACTTGGGTACTGTCAAAACGGTGTTGCTGTCGGCGGAAGTGCGGATGTTAGAAGGGCAACCCTGTGTGATTGTAGTACATCGAGATATTAGCGATCGAAAGGTGGCTGAACTGGCACTGCAACAAAGCGAGGCTCGATATCGTGCCATTGTGGAAGATCAAACCGAACTAATTACCCGATCGTTACCAGACACAACTCTGTTGTTTGTCAATGATGCGTACTGTCGTTATTTCAACGTTCGCCAAGAGGATATCCTTGGCAAGAGTTATCTCCCCCTGATTCACCCAGACGATCAAGAGCAAGTCACGCAAGAGCTACGCTCCATGAGTCCTATGAACCCTACCACCGTTGACGAAAACCGCGTGGTAGTCAATGGCGAAGTGCACTGGACACAATGGATTAATCGGATGTTATTTGATGCGCATGGAAATGCAACAGAGTTGCAGTCGGTTGGCCGGGATATTACGACATTAAAGCAAACAGAAGCAGCCCTGAGGAACAGCGAAGCCAACCTGCTGCAAGCTCAACGCATTGCGCAGTTGGGTAGTTGGGAATTTAACCTCACCACTCAAACTGTTACTTGGTCAGAAGAGCTTTTCCACATCGTTGGGCTAGCCCCCACCCAGTGGCAGTTGTCCTATGCCGCCGTGATGGAGTTGCTCCCGATTGACGATCGCAGCCGTTTGCAAGCAGCCATTGATCAAGCGATCGCAGACGGTACGCCTTACGAGGTTGAACATCGCATCTGTCGTCCTGATGGCACCATTCGCTATCTAGTCAGCAAAGGTCAGGCGGTGTTTAATGATCAGCAACAGGTGCTCAAGCTCTATGGCACGGCTCTCGATATTACCGATCGCAAACGGCTAGAACAATCGCTACGATCGCAGGCAGAAGCGGAACGGTTACTGACTACAATTACGCAAACCATTCGGCAATCACTGGACTTAGAGCGAATTTTGGCCACAACGGTGACGGAAGTGCAACGAACCCTCAAGTCCGATCGTGCCTTAATTTTTCGTCTGCATCCCGATGGTTCGGGACAGGTGATCCAGGAAGCTGTCGTGCCAAACTACCCAATCATCAATCAGATGCACTGGGAAGATGAGCATTTTTCAGAAGCATGCTGGCGGCACTATCAGCAGGGACTGCCTCGCATTGTGCCGGATGTAGCAACGGATGATTGGGCTGCTTGTTTAGCAGAATTCATGCAATCGGTGGGGGTTAAATCTAAGGTTGTGGCTCCGATCGTGCAGACTCACACAGACTCGCAGGTGGTGGTTTGGGGGTTGCTCATCGTTCATGCCTGTGCTCACCATCGGCAGTGGCAGCCATCGGAAGCAGAATTTTTGCAGCGAATTAGTGACCAGTTGGCGATTGCCATTGATCAATCGAATCTCTATCAGCAGTTGCAAACCGAACTAGCAGAGCATAAGCAAACTGAAGAAGCCTTGCGGCAAAGCCAAGTACGGTTAGCCATCGCGCAACAGGTGGCGCAGATAGCGAATTGGGAGCTTGATTTAGAAAGTCAGGAAGTTACCTGTTCCGATGCTATCTTTCATCATTGGGGGTTCGATTCAACTCAGCCCCCTCCCAATTTGTTTGATCTGCTGCAACGGGTGCATGTTGACGATCGCGCCGCCCTGCAACAAAGCGTCAAAATAGCAATTACTCAGGGAATTCCCTATACGTTAGATCTGCGGATTGTGCATCCAGATGGAACCATTCGCTATCTCGATTCGCGAGGTGAACCGTTGTTTAATGCGCAGGGACAGGTGATGAAACTGATTGGCACGTCACTCGACATCACCCATCGCAAACGCACAGAACAAGCTTTGCAAGAACGAGAAGCGATGCTGCGGGCCATTGGCGATAATTTACCCAAAGGATTCATTTATCAGCGCGTGTATGAGCCAGGTAAAGGGTTTTATTACTCCTATGTCAGTGCTGGGGTTGAACAGCTATTAGGCTTGAAGGCCAAGGATATTTTGGCTAATCCCCAACTGACTCGCACGATTGGGTTTGAGGAAGACTTGGCTCGTGCTGATCAAGCTGCGCAAGAATCGCTGGAAAACCTAACGCCTATTGAATTGCAAATGCGGCATCGCACTGCCACCAGAGAAATTCACTGGTCATCAATTCGTTCGATTCCTCGGCGCTTAGAAGATGGCCGCACAGTTTGGGACGGTGTAGAGGTGGATATTACTGACCTGAAACAGGCAGAGGCTGCCCTGCGTACCAGTGAAGAACAATTCCGCCGAGCCTTTGATGAGGCCCCCATTGGTGTATCGCTGGTGACAATGACGGGACAGTTTGTCAAGGTGAATTCGCGCTATTGCGATCTGGTTGGCTATACCGAAGCCGAACTCCTGTCTCTGACCTTTCAAACAATTACTCACCCGGCTGATCTAGAAGAGGATTTAGCAGGAATTCGTCGCATGATCGCTGGGGAAATTACTTCGTTTGAATTAGAAAAACGATACATCACGAAACAAGGCGCGATCGTTCCTGTGCTGATCCATGTGGCGTTAATTCGCGATCAAGACGGTCAACCACTATATAGTGTGGGACATGCTCAAGATATTCGCGAGCGACTGAAAGTAGAACGAATGAAAGACCAGTTCATTTCAGTTGTCAGTCATGAACTGCGCACGCCACTAACCTCAATCCGGGGTGCTCTAGGTATGTTGGCGTCGGGAGTATTTGACGATCGACCTGAAAGAGCAAAACACATGTTGCAAATTGCCATCAGCAGCAGCGAACGATTAGTACGATTAGTGAACGATATCCTAACATTAGAGCGATTGAAATCTGGTATGGTTCCGCTTCAAGTTGAACCATGCCAAGTTACCGATTTGTTGCAACAAGCCGTAAACAGTGTACAGACGATCGCCGATCAAGCTGATGTCACACTTGTGGTCACGCCAGTGGCTGTCACCCTATGGGCTGCACCAGATGCTATCGTTCAAACCTTAACGAATCTGCTCAGTAACGCCATCAAGTTTTCATTTCCAGGCGCTACAGTATGGCTGAAGGTGGAAATGGGAAATCGAGAACAGGGATCAGACGAAGAAACATTCCTCTCCGGCTCTCAACTCCCAACTCCCAATTCCCGACTTCCCTTTATTATCTTTTCCATTACTGACCAAGGACGAGGGATTCCTGAAGACAAGCTTGACCTCATTTTTGAACAATTTCAACAAGTGGATGTATCTGATTCTCGCAACAAAGGAGGAACCGGATTAGGATTAGCCATTTGCAAAAAGATTGTGCAACAACATGGCGGAAGAATTTGGGTAGAAAGTGAATTAGGCAAGGGAAGCACTTTTTACTTTACGTTGCCTATAAGCAGGAACCGCGATTATGTTTAA